A window from Triticum aestivum cultivar Chinese Spring chromosome 6D, IWGSC CS RefSeq v2.1, whole genome shotgun sequence encodes these proteins:
- the LOC123144909 gene encoding bifunctional nitrilase/nitrile hydratase NIT4, which produces MALVPSGSGGAPVIAEVEMNGGADQSATIVRATVVQASTVFYDTPATLDKAERLIAEAAGYGSQLVVFPEAFVGGYPRGSTFGFGISISITNPKDKGKREFQKYYAAAIDVPGPEVTRLAAMAGKYKVFLVMGVIEREGYTLYCSVLFFDPLGRYLGKHRKLMPTALERIIWGFGDGSTIPVYDTPLGKIGALICWENKMPLLRTALYGKGIEIYCAPTADSRPVWQASMTHIAMEGGCFVLSANQFCRRQDYPPPSEYAFAGLGEEPSPDTVVCPGGSVIISPSGEVLAGPNYDGEALITADLDMGEIVRAKFDFDVVGHYSRPEVLSLVVDDQPHRPVSFTSAAEKAPAAKSDGTAKP; this is translated from the exons ATGGCTCTGGTTCCCTCGGGCTCAGGCGGCGCGCCGGTGATCGCCGAGGTGGAGATGAACGGCGGCGCCGACCAGAGCGCCACCATCGTGCGAGCCACCGTCGTGCAGGCCTCCACCGTCTTCTACGACACCCCCGCCACTCTCG ATAAAGCAGAGAGATTAATAGCAGAGGCTGCTGGATATGGTTCACAGTTGGTGGTGTTCCCGGAAGCTTTTGTTGGTGGTTATCCTCGCGGATCCACCTTTGGCTTTGGGATCAGTATTAGTATCACTAATCCAAAAGACAAAGGAAAGCGTGAATTCCAGAAGTATTATGCAGCCGCCATAGACGTGCCTG GTCCAGAGGTGACACGTTTAGCTGCTATGGCTGGGAAATATAAGGTCTTTCTGGTAATGGGTGTGATTGAGAGAGAAGGTTACACACTGTATTGTTCAGTGCTCTTCTTTGACCCTCTAGGTCGGTACCTGGGTAAGCACCGCAAGCTCATGCCGACGGCATTAGAACGGATAATATGGGGATTTGGAGATGGATCAACAATTCCTGTGTATGACACTCCACTTGGAAAGATTGGAGCCCTTATTTGCTGGGAAAATAAGATGCCACTTTTGAGGACAGCACTGTATGGTAAAG GGATTGAGATATACTGCGCTCCCACGGCTGATTCAAGGCCAGTTTGGCAAGCTTCCATGACACACATCGCCATGGAGGGGGGATGCTTCGTGTTGTCGGCAAACCAGTTCTGCCGCAGACAGGACTACCCTCCGCCGTCCGAGTACGCCTTTGCCGGTTTGGGAGAAGAGCCTTCTCCGGACACCGTTGTTTGCCCTGGAGGCAGTGTTATCATTTCGCCGTCAGGCGAAGTCCTGGCAGGTCCCAACTACGATGGAGAGGCGCTCATCACAGCCGACCTTG ACATGGGAGAGATCGTCCGGGCCAAGTTTGATTTTGACGTGGTGGGCCACTACTCTCGGCCTGAGGTGCTGAGCTTGGTAGTGGATGACCAGCCGCACCGCCCGGTGTCATTCACCTCTGCTGCGGAGAAGGCTCCGGCTGCCAAGAGCGACGGCACCGCAAAGCCCTGA
- the LOC123144908 gene encoding bifunctional nitrilase/nitrile hydratase NIT4, giving the protein MALSPASVGPVISEVEMNAGADQGATTVRATVVQACSVFYDTPATLDKAEKLIAEAAGYGSQLVLFPEVFVGGYPHGSTFGLTIGSRSAKGKEDFRKYHAAAIDVPGPEVSRLAALAGKYNVFLVIGVVERAGYTLYNTVLSFDSLGKYLGKHRKLMPTALERVFWGCGDGSTIPVYDTPLGKVGAVICWENRMPLIRTAMYAKGVEIYCAPTADALPSWQSSMTHIALEGGCFVLTANQFCRRKDFPPPPEYTFGGHEEEPSPETAVCPGGSAIISPSGTVLAGPNYEGEALLTADLDLGEIVRAKFDFDVVGHYARPEVLSLTVKTEPKHAVSFTSTVG; this is encoded by the exons ATGGCTTTGTCCCCCGCGAGCGTCGGGCCGGTGATTTCGGAGGTGGAGATGAACGCCGGCGCCGATCAGGGTGCCACTACCGTGCGGGCCACTGTCGTGCAGGCCTGCAGCGTGTTCTACGACACCCCTGCAACGCTCG ATAAAGCAGAGAAATTGATAGCGGAGGCTGCTGGATATGGTTCACAGTTGGTTCTTTTTCCAGAAGTCTTTGTTGGTGGCTACCCTCATGGGTCTACCTTTGGACTGACTATTGGCAGTCGATCTGCCAAAGGAAAAGAAGACTTTCGGAAGTATCATGCGGCTGCCATAGATGTGCCTG GCCCAGAGGTTAGCCGCTTAGCTGCATTGGCCGGAAAATACAATGTCTTCTTGGTGATTGGGGTTGTTGAAAGGGCAGGCTACACACTCTACAATACAGTGCTCTCCTTTGATTCTCTGGGAAAGTACCTAGGAAAGCACCGCAAGCTCATGCCTACCGCACTGGAACGAGTATTCTGGGGGTGTGGAGATGGATCTACCATACCTGTTTATGATACTCCACTTGGAAAGGTAGGTGCCGTCATCTGCTGGGAGAACAGAATGCCACTTATCAGGACAGCGATGTATGCCAAAG GTGTTGAAATATATTGTGCTCCCACTGCGGATGCGCTGCCAAGTTGGCAATCTTCCATGACACATATTGCGCTTGAAGGGGGATGCTTTGTTCTGACAGCAAACCAGTTCTGCCGCAGAAAAGACTTTCCTCCCCCGCCTGAGTATACCTTTGGTGGCCATGAGGAGGAGCCATCCCCAGAAACCGCTGTTTGTCCTGGAGGGAGCGCCATCATTTCGCCATCCGGGACAGTGTTGGCAGGTCCCAACTATGAAGGCGAGGCCCTCCTCACAGCTGACCTGG ACCTTGGAGAAATTGTTCGAGCCAAGTTTGATTTCGACGTCGTGGGACACTACGCGCGCCCTGAGGTGCTGAGCTTGACTGTGAAGACCGAACCGAAGCACGCCGTGTCTTTCACCTCTACTGTGGGATAA